In Vreelandella piezotolerans, one genomic interval encodes:
- the cra gene encoding catabolite repressor/activator yields the protein MTLADIARLAGVSRTTASYVINGQAEQRRISPATIDKVMAVVRQHRYHIDPQAAALRRGASRLIGLIVPDLENISYARLAKRLERGARERGYQLLVVSSDDCADSERALALALRAQRCEVLITASCLPESDTFYTDLADEGWSVVGMDRGLTPERFASVVSNDQEAAYALTRSVMEGSTRRIAWLDAMPELSVSRERRAGFFAALEDQGVEATTFSGERYERDVGVALAQQAFAAGEVDALVTASYALMEGVFDELLARGGMPRTLRLATFGDHRLLDFLPQSVNSARQDYDRIAELTLQCALGAMNGSYQCGQQVVARHLRTR from the coding sequence ATGACACTTGCCGATATTGCCCGGCTTGCCGGGGTTTCGCGCACCACGGCAAGCTATGTAATCAACGGCCAGGCCGAACAGCGGCGTATTAGCCCGGCCACCATCGATAAAGTGATGGCCGTGGTGCGTCAGCACCGCTATCACATCGATCCTCAAGCTGCCGCGCTGCGCCGTGGCGCGAGCCGTTTGATTGGTTTGATCGTGCCGGATTTAGAGAACATCAGCTATGCGCGCCTTGCCAAGCGCCTGGAGCGCGGTGCCCGCGAACGCGGCTACCAGCTGCTGGTGGTGAGTTCCGATGACTGCGCGGATAGTGAGCGCGCGCTGGCCTTGGCGCTGCGCGCCCAGCGCTGTGAGGTGCTGATTACCGCCAGCTGTCTGCCAGAGAGCGACACTTTTTATACGGATTTGGCCGACGAAGGCTGGAGCGTCGTTGGGATGGACCGTGGCCTGACACCCGAGCGTTTTGCCAGCGTGGTGAGCAATGACCAAGAGGCGGCTTACGCGCTGACGCGCTCGGTGATGGAGGGGTCAACGCGTCGCATTGCCTGGTTGGATGCTATGCCCGAGCTCTCGGTGAGCCGTGAGCGCCGTGCGGGTTTCTTTGCCGCCTTGGAAGACCAGGGGGTTGAGGCGACCACCTTCAGCGGCGAGCGTTACGAGCGGGATGTGGGCGTGGCGCTGGCGCAGCAAGCGTTTGCGGCGGGCGAGGTGGATGCGCTGGTCACCGCCTCTTACGCACTCATGGAGGGCGTCTTCGATGAGCTGCTGGCTCGAGGTGGGATGCCGAGGACACTTCGGTTAGCCACCTTCGGCGATCATCGCCTGTTGGATTTTCTACCCCAGTCGGTCAATTCGGCACGGCAAGATTACGACCGCATCGCCGAGCTGACGCTTCAGTGCGCGCTCGGCGCGATGAACGGAAGCTACCAATGCGGTCAGCAGGTGGTGGCACGCCACCTGCGTACTCGTTAA
- a CDS encoding methylglyoxal synthase, whose protein sequence is MNDARPPRQAVRTLQPRKRIALIAHDGKKTEMLEWATRWQETLSQHTLIGTGTTAGRLKTALGLEVEGLMSGPLGGDQQIGARIAEQQLDVLIFFWDPFAPQPHDPDVKALLRLAALWNVPVACNAASADFLLSSPYLAERYDMSIPDANAWANARTV, encoded by the coding sequence ATGAACGATGCCCGCCCACCCCGCCAAGCGGTGCGCACGCTGCAACCGCGCAAGCGTATTGCGTTGATAGCCCACGATGGCAAAAAAACCGAGATGTTGGAGTGGGCGACGCGCTGGCAGGAGACGCTGAGCCAGCACACGCTGATTGGCACGGGCACTACCGCCGGGCGGCTGAAGACCGCCCTGGGGCTAGAGGTAGAAGGCTTGATGAGCGGGCCGCTGGGCGGCGACCAGCAGATCGGTGCACGTATCGCCGAGCAGCAGCTCGACGTGCTGATTTTCTTCTGGGACCCCTTTGCACCGCAGCCCCACGACCCGGATGTGAAAGCGCTGCTGCGTTTGGCGGCGCTGTGGAACGTGCCGGTGGCCTGTAATGCGGCGAGTGCTGACTTTCTGCTCTCCTCGCCCTACTTGGCCGAACGCTACGATATGTCGATCCCCGACGCGAATGCCTGGGCAAATGCCCGCACGGTATAA
- the ptsP gene encoding phosphoenolpyruvate--protein phosphotransferase, whose amino-acid sequence MLTLGPDDILLDRHADNWQAALDSAANALAEAGLVAAEYRDGLHAREAQSSTYLGNAIAIPHGTPESRQHVKRTGVRVLQFPEGVQWHDGNTVHVLVTIAAQNDEHLDILRQLTHVLDRDGVASELARASSAADVARLLSKPSLAPRLDADTLCINFPARDPQELALAAAARLRQSGCVDNGFIGTMASAQPQWLGKGLWLSSSAQGVNQPALGVATPADSTLEHRGHPVHALFCLAASGDAHLPLLEQLMAVLENGESDSFLGKNSAQLLAALAGETASTQTRRVRVLNPHGLHARPAKQLVQIARAQPMPINVRLEEGSATTVSAASLTKVIGLGARRGQWLIFSAEGEQANAALDAIAAAVESGLGEKVTPFDGGRDAAPAASTSKPAVEPLAADTAHSGVAASPGLAIAPVFVIRPMQFDYPEHANQPDDEIARLEAALKEGATQLQALVHKAPGGEVADILSMHEEMLDDPELHQAAIDAIREGRSAEAGWWEAIDTAAHAQEMLADRLLAERAADLRDVGRRVLGVLCDVSLPEPPDHPYILVMDDIGPSDVARLDTSRVRGLLTVRGGATAHSAILARALGIPAVVGAGEAVMALHNGGMMILDGERGRVTSQPSEERLRRAEQQLLDQQQREADAWELRFEQAQTRDGHKVEVAANLGNTAHAADAVERGAEGVGLLRTEFLFMAYSSAPDLATQIAEYREATDALDGRPLVARTLDVGGDKPLPYWPVPQEDNPFLGLRGIRLALTQPDVLETQIRALLMAAVGKPLRIMLPMVKDVAEFRAAKAIYDRLLTEIAPQQRATDVQLGVMIEVPSSALLAPTLAAEVDFFSVGTNDLTQYTLAIDRGHPELSAQADGLHPAVLRLIQMTVEAAHAHGKWVGVCGELASDTMAVPVLVGLGVDELSVSARQIPLVKARLREFDLPDAQATAQLALGKATSDEVRDALEAR is encoded by the coding sequence ATGTTGACACTCGGCCCCGATGACATCTTGCTCGACCGCCATGCGGACAACTGGCAAGCTGCGCTCGACAGCGCCGCCAACGCTCTGGCAGAGGCTGGCCTGGTGGCGGCCGAGTACCGCGATGGCCTCCACGCCCGCGAAGCGCAGTCCTCGACGTACTTAGGCAATGCCATTGCGATTCCCCACGGCACCCCGGAAAGCCGCCAACACGTCAAGCGTACCGGCGTGCGGGTGCTGCAGTTCCCTGAGGGGGTTCAGTGGCACGACGGCAACACCGTTCACGTACTGGTCACGATAGCGGCACAAAACGACGAACACCTGGATATTTTGCGCCAGCTAACCCACGTCCTCGACCGCGACGGCGTGGCAAGCGAGTTGGCTCGCGCCAGCTCCGCCGCCGATGTTGCACGCCTGCTCTCTAAGCCGTCACTAGCCCCCCGCCTGGATGCCGATACGCTATGTATCAACTTCCCCGCCCGTGACCCGCAGGAGCTGGCCCTGGCGGCGGCTGCGCGGCTGCGTCAAAGCGGCTGCGTGGATAATGGCTTTATCGGTACCATGGCGAGCGCCCAGCCCCAGTGGCTGGGCAAAGGCCTGTGGCTCTCGAGCAGCGCCCAAGGCGTAAACCAACCCGCGCTAGGCGTTGCCACCCCCGCCGATAGCACGCTCGAGCACCGCGGTCATCCGGTGCATGCGCTGTTCTGCCTCGCTGCCAGCGGTGACGCTCACCTGCCGCTGCTCGAACAGTTGATGGCGGTACTGGAAAACGGCGAAAGCGACAGCTTCTTAGGCAAAAACAGTGCTCAGCTACTGGCGGCACTGGCCGGTGAAACCGCCAGCACCCAAACCCGCCGGGTGCGCGTTCTGAACCCCCACGGCCTGCACGCTCGCCCGGCCAAACAGCTGGTACAGATCGCTCGTGCCCAGCCCATGCCCATCAACGTGCGCCTGGAAGAGGGCAGCGCCACTACCGTCTCCGCCGCAAGCTTGACCAAAGTGATTGGTTTGGGTGCGCGCCGCGGCCAGTGGCTGATTTTCTCCGCCGAGGGCGAACAGGCAAATGCCGCGTTAGACGCCATTGCCGCCGCCGTCGAGAGTGGCTTGGGTGAGAAAGTCACGCCCTTCGATGGCGGTCGCGACGCGGCCCCAGCCGCTAGCACCAGTAAGCCCGCCGTCGAACCACTCGCTGCCGATACGGCCCATTCCGGCGTTGCCGCCTCGCCCGGTTTGGCGATTGCCCCGGTGTTCGTCATTCGCCCGATGCAGTTCGACTATCCTGAGCACGCCAATCAGCCCGACGACGAGATCGCCCGCTTGGAAGCGGCCCTGAAAGAAGGCGCCACCCAGCTTCAGGCGCTGGTACATAAAGCGCCCGGCGGCGAAGTCGCGGACATTCTCTCCATGCATGAAGAGATGCTCGACGACCCCGAACTTCACCAGGCGGCCATCGACGCCATTCGTGAAGGCCGCTCGGCGGAAGCGGGCTGGTGGGAAGCCATCGACACCGCCGCCCACGCTCAAGAGATGCTGGCCGACCGACTGCTGGCCGAACGCGCCGCCGACCTTCGCGATGTCGGCCGCCGCGTGCTCGGCGTGCTTTGCGACGTCAGCCTGCCCGAGCCACCCGACCACCCCTATATCTTGGTCATGGACGATATCGGCCCCTCTGACGTGGCCCGCCTGGATACCTCCCGTGTGCGCGGCCTGCTGACCGTGCGCGGCGGTGCAACCGCCCACAGCGCTATTTTGGCCCGTGCGCTGGGCATTCCTGCTGTGGTCGGTGCCGGTGAAGCGGTGATGGCGCTGCATAACGGCGGCATGATGATTCTGGATGGCGAGCGCGGCCGCGTGACGTCGCAACCTTCCGAGGAGCGCCTGCGCCGCGCCGAACAGCAGCTGCTCGACCAGCAGCAGCGTGAAGCGGACGCCTGGGAGCTGCGCTTCGAGCAAGCGCAAACCCGCGACGGCCACAAGGTGGAAGTGGCTGCCAACCTCGGCAACACCGCCCACGCCGCCGATGCGGTCGAGCGCGGTGCGGAAGGGGTCGGCCTGCTGCGCACCGAGTTCCTGTTCATGGCCTACTCCAGCGCGCCGGATCTCGCCACGCAAATCGCCGAATACCGCGAAGCGACCGATGCCCTCGACGGCCGCCCGCTCGTCGCCCGCACCCTGGACGTGGGCGGCGACAAGCCGCTGCCTTATTGGCCAGTGCCCCAGGAAGACAACCCCTTCCTCGGCCTGCGAGGTATTCGCCTCGCGCTGACCCAGCCGGACGTGCTGGAAACCCAGATTCGCGCGCTGCTGATGGCCGCCGTCGGCAAACCGCTGCGCATCATGCTGCCGATGGTCAAAGACGTGGCCGAATTCCGCGCCGCGAAAGCGATCTATGACCGCCTGCTCACCGAGATCGCCCCCCAGCAGCGCGCCACCGACGTGCAGCTTGGCGTGATGATCGAGGTCCCATCGAGTGCCTTGTTAGCCCCGACGCTGGCCGCCGAAGTGGACTTCTTCTCGGTCGGCACCAACGATTTGACCCAGTACACACTGGCCATTGACCGCGGCCATCCAGAGCTCTCCGCTCAAGCTGATGGCCTGCATCCGGCGGTACTGCGCTTGATACAAATGACCGTAGAGGCCGCCCATGCACACGGTAAATGGGTCGGCGTGTGTGGTGAGCTAGCCTCCGACACCATGGCCGTGCCAGTGCTGGTGGGCCTGGGTGTCGATGAACTCTCGGTCAGCGCGCGTCAAATCCCGTTGGTCAAAGCTCGCCTGCGTGAATTCGACTTGCCAGATGCCCAGGCCACGGCGCAGCTCGCGCTCGGCAAGGCGACCAGCGACGAGGTACGCGACGCCCTGGAGGCCCGCTAA
- the pfkB gene encoding 1-phosphofructokinase, with amino-acid sequence MARVVCITLNPALDLAFNLEALTLGHVNRPTSAQLEAAGKGVNVARVLASLGHEVIVSGFLGEENDAPFSLAFPRYGVIDAFVRVPGSTRINAKLAEQSGRVTDINGPGMPIEAAHLEALRAALGGLFDGSAPPEAVVVAGSLPPGIDQPAFGELLAFLKGFAVPLWVDTSGPALLTAIAAQPAAVKPNETELADWAGSTLDTDQQRQAAAERLHASGIEHALISAGAEGILWVSQHGTWQSTPPTVTATNTVCAGDTFVAGMLHGLLSQHTPVDTLRFATALSAEAVRHVGVGTPHADDFDSLQQQTRVRRLDDTHTEGATR; translated from the coding sequence ATGGCACGAGTCGTCTGTATTACGCTCAACCCCGCGCTGGATCTCGCTTTCAATCTGGAGGCGCTGACGCTGGGACACGTCAACCGCCCCACCAGCGCGCAGCTAGAAGCGGCCGGTAAAGGCGTGAACGTCGCGCGGGTGTTGGCAAGTTTAGGTCACGAGGTGATCGTGAGCGGTTTTTTGGGCGAAGAGAACGATGCTCCGTTCAGCCTCGCCTTTCCCCGTTACGGCGTCATCGACGCCTTCGTGCGGGTGCCGGGCAGCACGCGCATTAACGCCAAACTTGCCGAGCAGAGCGGCCGCGTGACCGATATCAACGGCCCCGGCATGCCCATCGAAGCTGCCCACCTGGAGGCTTTACGCGCTGCGCTCGGCGGCTTGTTCGATGGTAGTGCGCCGCCCGAGGCCGTGGTGGTGGCGGGCAGCCTGCCTCCCGGTATCGATCAACCCGCGTTCGGCGAGCTGCTTGCCTTCTTGAAAGGTTTCGCAGTGCCGCTGTGGGTAGATACCAGCGGTCCGGCGCTGCTCACGGCGATTGCCGCGCAGCCTGCCGCAGTAAAGCCCAACGAAACCGAGCTGGCCGACTGGGCCGGTAGCACGCTCGATACCGACCAGCAGCGCCAAGCTGCCGCCGAACGGCTGCACGCCAGCGGTATCGAACACGCGCTGATTTCAGCAGGTGCCGAAGGCATTCTATGGGTGAGCCAGCACGGCACTTGGCAATCCACGCCGCCCACTGTCACCGCCACAAACACCGTTTGCGCGGGTGACACCTTTGTGGCGGGCATGCTGCATGGGCTGCTGAGCCAGCACACACCCGTCGATACGCTTCGTTTTGCGACGGCGCTTTCTGCCGAAGCGGTACGCCACGTCGGGGTGGGCACCCCCCACGCCGATGATTTCGACTCACTCCAACAACAGACCCGGGTACGGCGTCTTGACGACACCCACACCGAGGGAGCCACGCGATGA
- the gap gene encoding type I glyceraldehyde-3-phosphate dehydrogenase yields MTIRVAINGFGRIGRNVLRALYENGYRDRVQVVAINDLGDPSLNSHLLRHDTVHGHFPFSVEHDAESISVDGDRITISSERDPANLPWASMDIDLVMECTGLFTKREAAAKHIAAGAKRVLISAPSPDADATIVYGVNDDILTAEHTVVSNASCTTNCLAPVAKALNDAVGIENGLMTTVHAYTNDQNLSDVYHSDPYRARSATHSMIPTKTGAAAAVGLVLPELAGKFDGLAVRVPVINVSLVDLTFTAGRDTTKEEINEIVEKAAANSPVLAVNAQPLVSIDFNHDAHSSTFDANHTRVNGRLVKIMAWYDNEWGFSNRMLDTAIAMQKTAQ; encoded by the coding sequence ATGACAATAAGAGTTGCCATTAACGGATTTGGACGGATTGGCCGCAACGTACTGCGTGCACTGTATGAAAACGGCTACCGTGATCGCGTTCAGGTCGTTGCGATCAATGATCTGGGTGACCCTTCGCTTAATTCCCATCTACTGCGTCATGATACGGTTCACGGCCACTTCCCCTTCAGTGTCGAGCATGACGCCGAAAGCATCAGCGTAGATGGTGATCGTATTACGATCTCCTCCGAGCGTGATCCGGCCAACCTACCCTGGGCGTCCATGGATATCGATCTCGTCATGGAGTGTACTGGTCTGTTCACCAAGCGCGAGGCGGCTGCCAAGCATATTGCTGCGGGCGCCAAGCGTGTGCTGATCTCAGCTCCCAGCCCGGACGCGGATGCCACCATCGTTTACGGTGTGAATGACGACATCCTCACCGCTGAGCACACCGTGGTGTCCAACGCGTCGTGCACGACGAACTGCCTAGCACCGGTTGCCAAAGCGCTGAACGACGCTGTTGGTATCGAAAACGGCCTGATGACCACGGTTCATGCCTACACCAACGACCAAAACCTGTCGGATGTGTACCACTCCGACCCCTACCGTGCCCGTAGCGCTACCCACTCCATGATTCCGACCAAGACCGGCGCTGCCGCTGCAGTAGGTCTGGTATTACCGGAGCTGGCGGGCAAGTTCGACGGTTTGGCGGTGCGCGTACCGGTGATCAACGTCTCTCTGGTGGATCTGACTTTCACGGCAGGACGTGATACGACCAAAGAGGAGATCAACGAGATCGTCGAGAAAGCCGCCGCGAACTCCCCTGTCCTGGCGGTTAACGCCCAGCCGCTGGTCTCCATCGATTTCAACCACGATGCGCACTCGTCTACCTTTGACGCGAATCACACCCGCGTTAATGGCCGGTTGGTGAAAATCATGGCGTGGTACGACAACGAGTGGGGCTTCTCCAACCGCATGTTGGATACCGCCATCGCCATGCAGAAAACTGCGCAGTAA
- a CDS encoding PTS fructose-like transporter subunit IIB, producing the protein MNLILITACPSGMATTFLAAKRLEQAATRLGWNVHVEMHGEIAPLQAASAEQIANADLIVVAADHVPAPERFEGKRLFQAPIASALPDPSAFLSQAKREAPIYSAPAATAAAPTSSAGGKNIVAVTACPTGVAHTFMAAEALAEAGKAMGHQIRVETQGSVGAQNQLTDDDIAAADVVVLACDIEVDPSRFAGKRIYRTSTGNALKKPRPTLEAALTDAAVEDGTSTAGSATAKKSIKEKGIYKHLLTGVSFMLPMVVAGGLLIALSFVFGIEAFQEEGTLAAALMQIGGGTAFALMIPVLAGYIAYSIADRPGIAPGMIGGMLAAEIGSGFIGGILAGFLAGYVALAVTRYVKLPSSVESLKPILIIPLIASLVTGLTMIYVIGEPVAAVLSALTSFLESMGSTNAVLLGILLGAMMCFDLGGPVNKAAYTFGVGLLASETYGPMAAIMAAGMVPAIGMGIASFVARNKFSAPEREAGKASFVLGLCFISEGAIPFAAKDPLRVIPACIAGGAVTGALSMLVGAKLMAPHGGIFVLLIPNAITPALLYLGAIVVGSLITGLGYAFIKRGAAQVAVAS; encoded by the coding sequence ATGAACCTCATTCTGATTACCGCCTGCCCCAGCGGCATGGCGACCACTTTCCTGGCCGCTAAGCGCCTAGAGCAAGCCGCCACGCGGCTAGGCTGGAACGTTCATGTGGAGATGCACGGCGAAATTGCGCCGCTGCAAGCCGCCAGCGCTGAACAGATCGCCAACGCCGATTTGATCGTCGTAGCTGCCGACCACGTGCCCGCCCCGGAGCGGTTCGAAGGCAAGCGGCTATTCCAGGCTCCTATTGCCAGCGCCCTGCCCGACCCCAGCGCCTTTTTAAGCCAAGCTAAGCGGGAAGCGCCGATCTACAGTGCCCCGGCAGCCACAGCGGCTGCCCCGACTAGCAGTGCGGGGGGTAAAAACATCGTTGCCGTCACCGCCTGCCCCACCGGCGTTGCGCACACCTTTATGGCCGCCGAAGCGCTCGCCGAAGCGGGCAAGGCCATGGGCCACCAGATCCGCGTCGAAACCCAAGGCTCGGTGGGCGCGCAGAACCAACTCACCGACGACGACATCGCCGCCGCCGATGTCGTCGTGCTGGCCTGCGATATCGAAGTCGACCCCTCGCGCTTTGCGGGTAAGCGAATTTACCGAACGTCGACCGGCAACGCGCTCAAAAAGCCGCGCCCGACCCTGGAGGCCGCCCTCACTGACGCTGCCGTGGAAGACGGCACCAGCACTGCTGGCAGCGCCACGGCCAAAAAAAGCATCAAAGAAAAAGGCATTTATAAGCACCTGCTGACTGGCGTGTCGTTCATGCTGCCCATGGTGGTCGCAGGCGGCCTGCTCATCGCCCTCTCGTTCGTGTTCGGTATCGAGGCCTTCCAGGAGGAAGGCACCCTGGCCGCCGCGCTAATGCAGATTGGTGGCGGCACGGCCTTCGCGCTAATGATTCCCGTTCTAGCGGGCTACATCGCCTATTCGATTGCCGACCGCCCCGGCATTGCCCCCGGCATGATTGGCGGCATGTTGGCCGCCGAGATTGGCTCCGGATTTATCGGCGGTATTCTGGCCGGTTTCCTGGCGGGCTATGTGGCACTCGCCGTCACGCGCTACGTGAAGCTGCCCTCCAGCGTCGAGTCGCTCAAACCGATTCTGATCATCCCGCTGATTGCCAGCTTGGTCACCGGCCTGACGATGATCTACGTGATTGGCGAGCCGGTGGCTGCCGTGCTGAGCGCGCTCACCAGCTTCTTGGAGTCCATGGGCTCGACGAATGCCGTGCTGCTGGGCATTCTGCTCGGCGCCATGATGTGCTTCGACCTGGGTGGCCCGGTCAACAAAGCGGCCTACACCTTTGGCGTCGGCCTGTTGGCCTCTGAAACCTACGGCCCGATGGCCGCGATCATGGCGGCAGGTATGGTGCCCGCCATTGGTATGGGCATTGCCAGCTTCGTGGCGCGCAACAAGTTCTCCGCCCCCGAGCGGGAAGCGGGTAAAGCCTCGTTCGTGCTGGGCCTATGCTTTATCAGTGAAGGCGCGATTCCCTTCGCTGCGAAAGACCCGCTGCGCGTGATTCCCGCCTGTATCGCCGGGGGCGCGGTCACGGGTGCGCTCTCCATGCTGGTGGGTGCCAAGCTGATGGCCCCCCATGGCGGTATCTTCGTGCTGCTGATTCCTAACGCCATTACTCCCGCTCTGCTTTACCTGGGCGCCATTGTGGTGGGCTCATTGATCACCGGCCTGGGCTACGCGTTTATCAAACGTGGCGCTGCCCAAGTAGCCGTTGCCAGCTAA
- the pyk gene encoding pyruvate kinase has product MTRATSSTPLRRTKIVATLGPASDCPGVLEAMLKAGVDVVRLNFSHGSADDHRKRLNAVREIAQRLGRSVAALGDLQGPKIRISRFAEGAVHLEVGQPFVLDMALDANGGSSERVGCDYKALIDDVTPGDRLLLDDGRVVLDVTSIVGQEVHTRVHVGGKLSNNKGINKQSGGLSAPALTDKDKEDLKTAIEIGVDYLAVSFPRSAADMQEARALLGDEGKEIGLVAKLERAEAVANDDTLDAIIEASEAVMVARGDLGVEIGDEALIGTQKRIIKHARSLNRAVITATQMMESMIESPLPTRAEVFDVANAVLDATDAVMLSAETAAGDYPVETIEAMDRVCLGAERERIAQASGHRIHEGFERIDETIALSAMYAANHLTGVRAIACMTSTGYTPLIASRIRSGLPIVGLAHSPIAQRRMALYRGVVSLPFDTTHMEATEVNQEAIKLLKAHGLARPGEHVILTRGDHMNAHGGTNTMKVLAVDAE; this is encoded by the coding sequence ATGACACGCGCAACGTCCTCGACTCCCCTACGCCGTACCAAAATCGTCGCCACGCTTGGCCCAGCCAGCGACTGCCCTGGGGTATTGGAAGCCATGCTAAAAGCAGGCGTTGACGTGGTGCGCCTCAACTTCTCCCATGGGTCTGCCGATGATCATCGCAAACGCCTCAACGCTGTCCGCGAGATCGCCCAGCGCCTGGGCCGCAGTGTCGCCGCCCTCGGCGACTTGCAGGGCCCTAAAATTCGCATTTCGCGCTTTGCCGAAGGCGCCGTTCATCTAGAGGTCGGTCAACCGTTCGTGCTGGACATGGCACTAGATGCCAATGGCGGCAGCAGCGAGCGCGTCGGCTGCGACTACAAAGCGCTCATCGATGACGTCACCCCCGGCGACCGTCTGCTGCTGGACGATGGTCGCGTCGTGCTGGACGTCACGTCTATCGTTGGGCAAGAAGTTCACACCCGAGTTCACGTGGGCGGCAAGCTGTCCAACAATAAAGGCATCAATAAGCAAAGCGGCGGCCTTTCCGCCCCAGCGCTGACCGATAAGGATAAAGAAGACCTGAAAACCGCCATCGAGATTGGCGTGGATTACCTCGCCGTTTCGTTCCCACGCAGCGCCGCCGACATGCAGGAAGCGCGTGCTCTACTGGGTGACGAGGGCAAAGAGATCGGGTTGGTGGCGAAATTGGAGCGTGCCGAGGCCGTCGCCAACGACGACACCTTGGACGCCATCATCGAAGCATCGGAAGCGGTAATGGTCGCTCGCGGCGACCTGGGCGTAGAGATTGGCGATGAGGCGCTGATCGGCACGCAAAAGCGTATTATCAAGCATGCCCGTTCGCTGAATCGCGCGGTGATCACCGCCACCCAAATGATGGAGTCGATGATCGAATCGCCGCTCCCCACCCGTGCGGAAGTCTTCGACGTAGCCAACGCCGTGCTCGACGCCACCGATGCCGTCATGCTCTCGGCAGAAACCGCAGCGGGCGACTATCCGGTGGAAACCATCGAAGCCATGGACCGCGTCTGCCTGGGTGCCGAGCGCGAGCGCATTGCTCAAGCCTCCGGCCACCGCATCCATGAAGGCTTCGAGCGGATCGATGAAACCATTGCGCTCTCCGCCATGTACGCCGCCAACCATCTGACCGGCGTACGCGCCATTGCCTGCATGACCTCCACCGGCTACACGCCGCTGATTGCCTCGCGCATCCGGTCGGGCCTGCCAATCGTAGGCTTGGCCCATAGCCCCATCGCCCAGCGGCGCATGGCGCTCTACCGCGGCGTGGTCTCGCTTCCATTCGATACCACGCACATGGAGGCGACCGAAGTGAACCAGGAAGCCATCAAGCTGTTGAAAGCCCATGGATTGGCACGCCCAGGCGAGCATGTCATTCTTACTCGCGGCGACCACATGAACGCCCATGGCGGCACCAACACCATGAAAGTACTGGCCGTCGACGCCGAATGA